The DNA window TGGCGCCGCCGCATCGCGAATAAGCGCCCTACCCCGCCGGGCCATCCGCCAGCATCTCCATCCCACTATCACCCCGCCCCCAGCCCTAAAACACCACCGCCCCTCCCCATCACATGCTTGATGCGAACCGGCACGGCATCAGATGCCTGATGCTTCGCTTCGGCGCGCGGTGAACGTCTCTGTCCGGTTGACGCGGCAAGGACGCGGGTCCTAGGCGAAGGCATTGAAAGCAGGAGAAGGGCCATGGCAGAATTGGACAAGAAGCAGGAATCCGGTGTCGCCTTCATCACCGGCGTCATGGGCGAAGCGTTTGGGACAGCATTTCGCGATGCGGCCGAAGCCGACCGCTTTTCATCCGACATCACGCGAATGGCCGCCGGTTGGGCCTTTCACGACGCCTGGCAACATGACGGCATCACGCGCAAGGAAAAGAGTATCACGATCATTTCGGCCCTGATCGCGTCGCGTCAGCCGCTTGAACTCAAGAACCATGTCAAGATCGGCATAGCGAACGGCCTTACGGCAAAGGAGCTCGAGGGGATCCTGGTTCAACTGACACCCTATGTCGGTTTTCCCTGCATCGCATCGGCACAAACTGCGGTGATCGAGGCGATGCGCGAGGCAGGCGTTTCGCCCGACGGCGTCGAGACGTCCGAAGAACGCGGGCTCCTCTGAGCAAGCCATGGCGTCGCTAGCTCCTGGCAGCCCGCATTTCTCGGGCCTCACGCTTTCGCTGGAGCATAGCCTGCCAGCTGTGATCGCGCATGTGGCGCGCCGGCACGAGGACCGGACGTTCATCGTTGAGGCGGACGGCAGCCGCACCAGCTTTGGAGCCTTCGAAGTGCAGGTGGCCCGGCTCTCTGCAGCACTTGTTGCGCATGGCATCGAACATGGAGACCGCGTCGCGATCTGGGCGCCAAACGGCCGCGAATGGATCGTCGCAGCGAGTGCGATCGAAAGCATCGGCGCGATCCTCGTCCCGATCAACACGCGCTTCAAAGGGCGCGAGGCCGGCTTCGCCTTATCGAAGACGCGCGCAAGCGCGCTGTTCACGGTCGGCGAATTCCTCGGCAACAACTACACTGCAATGCTTCGCGAGGCTTGCGGCGACGCGCTCGGCGACACGCCCTGCGCCGGTCTTCCCGCGCTCCGCCATATCGTCGAAATGGATGGCGACGCTTTCGAGACGTTCCAGGCGACCCGGTCCGACCCATCCGTGGTCGCGGCGCGGATGGCGGCGGTTCGCCCACAGGATATCGCCGATATTCTTTTCACCAGCGGCACCACCGGCGAGCCGAAAGGCGCGATGCACAACCATGGCCAGGCGCTTTGGATGCCGGCGGTCTGGAACGAGGCCAATGACCTGCGGGCCGGCGACCGCATGGTGATCGTCAATCCCTTCTTCCACAGTTTTGGATACCGGTCGGGGTGGGTCTCCGCGCTCATCGCCGGCATTACCGTCTATCCAATCGCGTCATTCGATGCTGCCAATCTACTTGCCTTGATCGATCGGGAAGCCATTAGCGTTCTCATGGGTCCTCCGACCATCTTCTTTTCGCTGATGGAACATCCCGGTTTCGCCGATCATGATCTGTCATCGCTTCGCGTCGGGCATACCGGCGCCGCCAATGTGCCGGTCGATTTGATCCGCGCCGCGCGCGAGCAATTCGGTTTCGAAATCTTCCTCACCAGCTTCGGACAGACCGAGTCGACAGCGCTCGTGACCGTTAACCGGCCGGGCGATAGTTTCGAGACGATCGCCAAGACCGTCGGCCTTCCCCTGCCCGGCGTCGAACTTCGGATTTCCAGGAGTGATGGAGGCCAGGCGCCGCAGGGCGAAAGCGGCGAACTGCTGGTTCGCGGCCCGAACGTGATGCAGGGTTACTTCGAAGAGCCAGAGCAGACCGCGGCGACGATCGATGCTGAAGGATGGCTCCACACGGGAGATGTCGCCTGCATCGGCGTAGATGGCAGACTGCGGATCCTCGACCGGCTCAAGGATGTGGTCATCGTCGGAGGCTTCAACGCCTATCCCGCAGAAATCGAAAACATGCTCCGGCAGCACCCCGCGATCGCCGACGCTGCAGTCCTCGCCTGGCCCGACGAACGCATGGGTGAGGTTTGCGCTGCGGTCGTCATTCTTGCGCCGGGCGCCGACCTGTCGCTCGCAGAATTATCGGCCTGGAGCCGGGAGCAGATGGCGAACTACAAGGTGCCGCGCCATTTGTTCATGGTCTCGGAATTCCCGCGGACGCCGCTTGGGAAGGTACAGAAATTTGCCCTGCGCGAGCAATTGGCCGATATCTGAGAATGGGCGTGCGCGCCGACCTGCAGCACAAAGGAACATTGCCCGGCGGGTCGCGCCTTCGGCGCGAGAAGCGAGGCTGAGGAAGCTTCGTCGATCGACGCGTGGCCGTCCTCGTTCTGCTACAGGAAAGCGCGAGTGACGGCACGCCGGGCTAGGGCAGCAATTTCTCGAGCTCGTGCTGCGCCGCGGCCGCGCCAAAGCGTGCCGTATAGGCTGTGTTGACTTGTTCGGTTTGGAACCGGACCTCATTGATCATGAAGATGAAAAGACCCCAGACGATCGACCGCCTGTAATCGAGCCAGGCGTCTTCGCGATCCAGTCGCGGGCCGCCGTGCGTCTCGAGCTGTCCAAGATAATATTCCAGGAGTTCGCGTTCCCAACGCGCCCGGTCCTCAGGTGTGAGGGCACAAACGATATGATAGGCGATTTCGTGGTGCCATGCGGTGCGCGCGACCTGCGCATCGAAGAAACCCGGGGTTCCGTCTTCGGCAATATAGAGATTTCCAAGATGCGTATCGCCATGGATGAGGCAGTGCGGCTGCTCCGCCTGAATTTCCCCAAGCCTCCGCAGTGCCGTTTCCATCCAGACACGATCCCGAAAACGCTCTGGCACCGCCGCGGCGCGCGGGAGAGCCATATAATGTTCCCAGATTTCGGGCTGCAGATAGGTCTTCATATAGTCGAGACCCCACGTATCGAAGCGGCTTGCGATATCGGACCAGCGTCCGCCAGGCTGGAAATGCCCCGTCTCCCAGGTGGCGGCGTGATACGCTGCCATCCCGTCAAGCCTCCGGGCGATCTGTTCGAAGCTCTGCGGCACGAGCGGATCGCAAAACTCGAGCCCCGGACGCTTCAAATCCTCCAATATCACGATGGACTGGTGCGAGCCCGGGTCGGAACCCGCGAAATGGCACAGCGGCGTCACCATCGGGATCAGGGGCGCGATGTCGGCGTAAAAACGCGCTTCGTTTGCGTACATTGCCGCAAGGCCGGGGCTATGGTCCTCAAATCCGCCCTTCACGATCAACGTCGGGCCGAGTGCCTCGCGTCCCGGCCCCTCGCATTCGATGCGGACCCGGACTTTCGTCGATGTTCCGAAAAGAACTGCGACAGTCTGCGCGTGCGTCACGATGAGGCCCGGATACTGCTCGCGGAGCGCGGCGCCGAGCCAGCCGGCGTCGATATCACAAATGCGCAAAGGCAGCGGTAGCGCCGGCGCCGTCGATCTCGTCATGAGGGAAATCCTCCAAAAGAAAGGGCCCGAACGTCCCCCAAAACGTTCGAGCCCTGACTTCGGCGCTGCCGGCGAAAGTCCCGCGTTGCCCCCGGGACTATCCCGATACGAAGATCAGAATTTATATCCGACCTCGATGCCGTACATCCGCGGCTCGCCATACACGCTGCTCTGGAAACCCAGCCCTTCCGCGATCAGGCCAAGGACGCCCGTCCGGTAGGTTTCGTCGAGCAGATTGTTGGCGAAAATCGCGACACGCGCGCCCGAACCGCCAATGTTGCCCAGTTCTGCCCGGACATTGACGAGCGAATAAGCCGGCTGCAGGCCCTCGACCTCGAAATCGTCCAGGAAGATCTTGCTACGCCAGGTGTAGTTGAACGTGAAGTTCAGCTCTCCAATCTTCGGATCGAGCGGCGGCGTGATCGTCGCGGTGGCGCCAGCCTGGTGCTTCGGGACGCCGCGCTGGGCGATTTCCGGGCCCAAGGTCGAGGTTGCGCTGCCCGCGAGGATCTTGACCTTGGTGAGCGAGTAGAAGCCGGTCAACGAGAAATTGTCGGTGCTGAACGTCGCTTCGAATTCGCCGCCCTGGTTACGCTGCTTGGCCGTATTGTCGATGATCGTGAACACATTCCCGTTCACGAACGTCGCGCGCTGCTTCTGCACGTCGCTACCGTCCTGGCGGAAGATCGCGGTGCTGGTGGTAAGCCGTCCCGCGCCAAGCCGGGTGTTAGTCTTGAGGCCGATTTCATATTCGTCGACGAACTCGGGAAGGAACGGCTGCAGCGTCACGAAGCTCGTAGCGCGGGTCGAGAAGCCACCGGCGCGAAAGCCATGCCGGAACGAAGCGTAGGTCGTGATCTCGGGGCTCGGCTCCCACTGCACCGTCGCGTCATAGGTCAACTCCTTGAACGATTTGCTGTTCGTGAAGCTGCAATCGGCGAAAGCTACGGTCTGGACGCCGGCGGTCGCGGCATCCGTGTCGAAGCTGCAGCGGCCGATGCTGCCATCGGGGTTGGGCCGGTTCGGCTGGCTCGGCGATACGGTGATCTTGCGCTTGTCATAATTGTAGCGAAGACCGCCCGAAACGCTGAACTGGTCGGTGATATCAAAGGTGCCGGCGATAAAGGCTGCCGCGGTACGCGAATAGCCGACCCCGGGGTTCGCGGTCACGAACAGGGTTGCGTCGGTCGTGCGGGCATTGAGGCCGGCGCCGACGATATTGAGTTCGGGGAGCGTATTCGCAAGCGAGCCGTCCCTTCCCTTTTCCTCGAAGTAGAAGGCGCCGAGGATGAAATCGAGACGGTTTTCGAATGCCTGGCCCTGGAGCTGCAGTTCTTCGCTGATGTTACGCGTCTTGGAGAATTGGAATGGCGTGATCAGGAAAGCCGGAATACCGTCATAATCCTGCACCATTTCGCGGCTCTGCTCACGATATCCGAAGATATTCTTGAGGGTGAGCGCGTCCGAGAGTTCGATCGTCGTCTTGTTTGTGATACCCCAATTCTCGATCTCTTCGCGCGGACCGCCAAAGACATCGAGATTGCCGCCGTCACCCGCGCCGATATTGAGCGTGAAGCGGCGCTCGCGGAAAAGACGGAGCGCCTCGGCGGCTTGCGCCGGGACATTGGCATCGATGCGCCCGCCCAAACGAAGGCCCTCATAATTGCTGATGACCGACGGCAGGCGTATGGCCGTCAGGAAAGCAGCCGTGCCCTTTTCTTTCGACTTGTAATAGTCGCCTATGGTCAGCGAGCTGATGCCGTCGCGCGGTTCCCAAAGGATCGACCCGCGGATCGTGTCGAAATTCTGGTTGTCGAGGCGCAGGCCCGAGACATCGCGCGCCCAGCCGTCGCGCTTGTGCGTGAGGCCGGCGATGCGAACGGCAAGCGTGTCGCCCAGCGGCACATTGACCATGCCGTACAGGTCCATCATGTCGTAATTGCCATACTGGCCGCGGATTTCGCCTTTGAATACGCCAAGCTCTGGGTGGGCAGGTTCGACGAGAACGGCGCCACCGGTCATGTTGCGGCCGAACAGGGTGCCCTGCACGCCCTTCAGGACCTGGACCGATTGAATGTCATAAAGGCTCTTGCCGAAGCCATAGGGGCGCGGCTGCACGACTTCCGCAAAATAAGTCCCGACCGGAGGATCGGTGAAAAGCTGCGTTTCTTGCGTGCGCTGTCCGCGAAGCGAAAAGGCGACGGTGTTGCGCTGGCTTTGCGAGCTTGTGATCGAGAGCGACGGGGTGCGATATTGCAGCCCCTGAATGTCGGTGACGCCCGACCGCTCTAGGCTCTCACCAGAGATGGCAGAGACCGAAATCGGCACGTCCTGAAGGGCTTCTTCACGACGGCGAGCCGTCACGATGATCTCGCCGCTGTTATCGCTCGTCGCCTCGTCGGCGGTCGGAGCAGTCTCTTGGGCGTGCGCGGGAACGGCAAAGCCGACCAGCGCGCAGGTGGTGATCAGAAATGAACGATAGGCCATGAGCATCCCTCCATGAACGACAATCAGACGGCGATGCTCTCGGGTCGGCATCGTCCGCGTCGTGCGTCAGCTACCGCCATTTCGGTGCGGACAAAATAGCGCGGACCCAAAGTGGCGCGTCTCATCAGATACGCGATGATTCCACTGCCGATCGGACGGATTCCGCTACGATAACGTGGCTGGCAGCAGGATTTTCAGCGTCTGTGTGCACGCCGGTTGCCCCGCTTCGCCAAACTTCGAGCGGCTGCCCGGACCGGGGAGCGGCTCGCGCGTTACTGTCGGGATCAAAAGGATCTCCTACGCCCGGCGGCGGCCGATTGCCGCTGCGGTCCTGTCATGCGAAAAGGCTGTCCGCAAAACGATCGACATGATCATTGAGGTCACCATATTGCTTTTCCAGCACCATCAGCCGGCGGAAATAATGGCTGATCGCATATTCGTCGGTAAGCCCGTAACCGCCATGGACCTGAATGCCGCTGCGCGACACAAGTTGGCTGGCTTCGCCGATGACAATGCGCGCCGCGGACAGAGCTGCTTTGATGTCGGCGTCGGCATTCGCCAACGCATGGTAAAGCATCGAACGCGCCTGGTGCCCCGCGACGAACATCTCGGCCATCATATGCTGGATCGCCTGGAACGAGCCGATCGCCACGCCGAACTGCTTGCGCTCCTTCACATAAGCGCCGCAAATCTCGATCGCGGCTTCCATCGCACCGACAGCCTGCGCCATCAGCGCGATCGACGCCCGGTCGATCGCGTCGGCGAGAATATCAGCCGCCCGATTGCCCCCGGCCAGCAGCGCCGAGGCCGGCAGCGAGACGTCGCTAAAGCCAATGTCGGCGGCGCGCGTGCCGTCGATCAGTGGATAGGCGGATATTGCGACGCCCTCACCATCGGCGGGCACGAGAAAAAGGCCAAAGCCAGGCTCGTCCTCAAGTTTCGCACATACAATGACATTCGATGCGCTCGGAGCATCGAGAACGAGAAGCTTGTCGCCAGACAGGCGGTATCCATCGCCGGAGCGAACCGCCTTCGAAAGCACCGCATCGGCCCCCTCGTCCGCGAGCGCACCGAAACCCGCTTCCTGATAGGCGACCGCCAGCCGCGTCTCGCCGCTGGCCAGGTCGCCGAGCAGCGCCGCCGCACTTGCATTTTCGGACGTTTCGCGAAGGATGTGCCCCGCGAGAACCACCGAGCTTGCGTAGGGTTCGGTTGCCAGAGCGCGGCCCAGGGCGATGTTGAGCAGCGCAACATCCTCGATCGTGCCGTCGAGACCTCCCGCTTCCTCGGGCAAGGGCAGCGCCAGCCAGCCGAGTTCGGCGAACTGCGCCCA is part of the Sphingopyxis sp. CCNWLW2 genome and encodes:
- a CDS encoding AMP-binding protein; translation: MASLAPGSPHFSGLTLSLEHSLPAVIAHVARRHEDRTFIVEADGSRTSFGAFEVQVARLSAALVAHGIEHGDRVAIWAPNGREWIVAASAIESIGAILVPINTRFKGREAGFALSKTRASALFTVGEFLGNNYTAMLREACGDALGDTPCAGLPALRHIVEMDGDAFETFQATRSDPSVVAARMAAVRPQDIADILFTSGTTGEPKGAMHNHGQALWMPAVWNEANDLRAGDRMVIVNPFFHSFGYRSGWVSALIAGITVYPIASFDAANLLALIDREAISVLMGPPTIFFSLMEHPGFADHDLSSLRVGHTGAANVPVDLIRAAREQFGFEIFLTSFGQTESTALVTVNRPGDSFETIAKTVGLPLPGVELRISRSDGGQAPQGESGELLVRGPNVMQGYFEEPEQTAATIDAEGWLHTGDVACIGVDGRLRILDRLKDVVIVGGFNAYPAEIENMLRQHPAIADAAVLAWPDERMGEVCAAVVILAPGADLSLAELSAWSREQMANYKVPRHLFMVSEFPRTPLGKVQKFALREQLADI
- a CDS encoding phosphotransferase, with protein sequence MTRSTAPALPLPLRICDIDAGWLGAALREQYPGLIVTHAQTVAVLFGTSTKVRVRIECEGPGREALGPTLIVKGGFEDHSPGLAAMYANEARFYADIAPLIPMVTPLCHFAGSDPGSHQSIVILEDLKRPGLEFCDPLVPQSFEQIARRLDGMAAYHAATWETGHFQPGGRWSDIASRFDTWGLDYMKTYLQPEIWEHYMALPRAAAVPERFRDRVWMETALRRLGEIQAEQPHCLIHGDTHLGNLYIAEDGTPGFFDAQVARTAWHHEIAYHIVCALTPEDRARWERELLEYYLGQLETHGGPRLDREDAWLDYRRSIVWGLFIFMINEVRFQTEQVNTAYTARFGAAAAQHELEKLLP
- a CDS encoding carboxymuconolactone decarboxylase family protein; amino-acid sequence: MAELDKKQESGVAFITGVMGEAFGTAFRDAAEADRFSSDITRMAAGWAFHDAWQHDGITRKEKSITIISALIASRQPLELKNHVKIGIANGLTAKELEGILVQLTPYVGFPCIASAQTAVIEAMREAGVSPDGVETSEERGLL
- a CDS encoding acyl-CoA dehydrogenase family protein — protein: MDFAKSDIQTMLLDSAERLLAEGAGVEYWRDQRHGALGFDDARWAQFAELGWLALPLPEEAGGLDGTIEDVALLNIALGRALATEPYASSVVLAGHILRETSENASAAALLGDLASGETRLAVAYQEAGFGALADEGADAVLSKAVRSGDGYRLSGDKLLVLDAPSASNVIVCAKLEDEPGFGLFLVPADGEGVAISAYPLIDGTRAADIGFSDVSLPASALLAGGNRAADILADAIDRASIALMAQAVGAMEAAIEICGAYVKERKQFGVAIGSFQAIQHMMAEMFVAGHQARSMLYHALANADADIKAALSAARIVIGEASQLVSRSGIQVHGGYGLTDEYAISHYFRRLMVLEKQYGDLNDHVDRFADSLFA
- a CDS encoding TonB-dependent receptor produces the protein MAYRSFLITTCALVGFAVPAHAQETAPTADEATSDNSGEIIVTARRREEALQDVPISVSAISGESLERSGVTDIQGLQYRTPSLSITSSQSQRNTVAFSLRGQRTQETQLFTDPPVGTYFAEVVQPRPYGFGKSLYDIQSVQVLKGVQGTLFGRNMTGGAVLVEPAHPELGVFKGEIRGQYGNYDMMDLYGMVNVPLGDTLAVRIAGLTHKRDGWARDVSGLRLDNQNFDTIRGSILWEPRDGISSLTIGDYYKSKEKGTAAFLTAIRLPSVISNYEGLRLGGRIDANVPAQAAEALRLFRERRFTLNIGAGDGGNLDVFGGPREEIENWGITNKTTIELSDALTLKNIFGYREQSREMVQDYDGIPAFLITPFQFSKTRNISEELQLQGQAFENRLDFILGAFYFEEKGRDGSLANTLPELNIVGAGLNARTTDATLFVTANPGVGYSRTAAAFIAGTFDITDQFSVSGGLRYNYDKRKITVSPSQPNRPNPDGSIGRCSFDTDAATAGVQTVAFADCSFTNSKSFKELTYDATVQWEPSPEITTYASFRHGFRAGGFSTRATSFVTLQPFLPEFVDEYEIGLKTNTRLGAGRLTTSTAIFRQDGSDVQKQRATFVNGNVFTIIDNTAKQRNQGGEFEATFSTDNFSLTGFYSLTKVKILAGSATSTLGPEIAQRGVPKHQAGATATITPPLDPKIGELNFTFNYTWRSKIFLDDFEVEGLQPAYSLVNVRAELGNIGGSGARVAIFANNLLDETYRTGVLGLIAEGLGFQSSVYGEPRMYGIEVGYKF